A genomic window from Hyla sarda isolate aHylSar1 chromosome 8, aHylSar1.hap1, whole genome shotgun sequence includes:
- the LOC130284497 gene encoding gamma-crystallin 1-like: MGKIIFYEDKNFQGRSYECSSDCSELSSYFSHCNSIRVESGNWILYEQSNYKGYQYYLRRGEYPDFQQWLGFNDSIRSCHLTTQHRGPFIIKVYEKEDFRGQMMEFTEDCQCVYEKFHYHDIHSCNVLDGHWMFYEEPNYKGRQYYLRPGEYRSYTKWGANSSRVGSFRRVQHLY, translated from the exons ATAATCTTCTACGAAGACAAGAACTTCCAGGGCCGCTCctatgagtgcagctctgactGCTCTGAACTGTCCTCATATTTCAGTCATTGTAACTCCATCCGAGTGGAGAGTGGAAACTGGATTCTCTATGAGCAATCTAACTACAAGGGATATCAGTATTATCTGAGGAGAGGAGAGTATCCTGATTTCCAGCAATGGTTGGGATTTAATGACTCCATTAGATCTTGTCATCTAACCACTCAG CATCGAGGTCCTTTCATCATTAAGGTTTATGAGAAAGAAGATTTCAGAGGTCAAATGATGGAGTTCACTGAAGACTGTCAGTGTGTCTATGAGAAGTTTCATTACCATGATATCCACTCCTGCAATGTTCTTGATGGCCACTGGATGTTCTATGAGGAGCCCAATTACAAGGGACGTCAATATTACCTGAGACCTGGAGAGTACAGGAGTTATACCAAGTGGGGAGCCAATAGCTCAAGAGTAGGATCATTCAGACGTGTCCAGCATCTGTATTAA